A window of Plasmodium malariae genome assembly, chromosome: 12 genomic DNA:
acatacatacgttcatacgtatgtatatattgtacGAATTTGCTTAAATAAACACATACAGTTGCCGTACGTTACAAAATAATTCTGCCTATTAAATTTTGGAGTTGAGTAAAAATCTCAATATAGTacataacaaatttttttatttattctacaagtcaattttattaataacgCTCAAATATGACCATTTATGTGCATATTAATGTATGCAATTTcgatatttttcaatatttttcgttttatttcgCTCTAATTCGCTCTAATTCGCTTAATCTCgcttcattatttttgttcttacTATTAGTACATTCCCTTGTGCCTCTAATATTTCGAAGGGATATTAACATAGTCAGCATGTTTTTTCTCATATAAAATCGTATTGTAAGGTGTGTAATCTTTTTCGTTATTTAGAGTAACATTGCCATAATACACACTGTCGGTAGGTACtgctttattttcatatataccATTGTGATTGTTATATACGTATGAGGGATCAAATGGGGCAATATGTTGAATAGTATTTATTCCGTTTATATTCTCTTTAACTGCCTGTTCTATTGTATTAGTATTATACATAGTAGCACTGAGGTCATTTAACTTACCATTTTCAGTTATCGAAAAATTGATATTACCATTGTTAGCACCATTGGAGCTATTGTTAGCACTAGCGAAACTATTGTTAGCACTAGCGAAACTATTGTTAGCACTACCGAAGCTATTGTTAGCACTACTGCAGTGATTGTTAGCACTACTGCAGTGATTGTTAACAGCactgttattattgtaaaaCTCGTGGTAAGGTTTCTGAATTATGATATTCGGGTTTTGTTGTCGTACTATTATAGGCTGTGGATCTTCActctttaaaataatattctgcGGTGGTAAGTCCAAAGTGACAGGTAGTTTTGGTTGAGTATGGATAATTACAGCCGATGGTTGTCTTACAATTATAGGTTGGATGCTGTTGTTCTGCAACAGGACGTAATACAGCAAATT
This region includes:
- the PmUG01_12062200 gene encoding conserved Plasmodium protein, unknown function; this translates as MDNLLYYVLLQNNSIQPIIVRQPSAVIIHTQPKLPVTLDLPPQNIILKSEDPQPIIVRQQNPNIIIQKPYHEFYNNNSAVNNHCSSANNHCSSANNSFGSANNSFASANNSFASANNSSNGANNGNINFSITENGKLNDLSATMYNTNTIEQAVKENINGINTIQHIAPFDPSYVYNNHNGIYENKAVPTDSVYYGNVTLNNEKDYTPYNTILYEKKHADYVNIPSKY